GTCACATCCTGCCACGGTTGCCTAAGACGAGTCGTAAATTAACCTTCAAACAAACCTCCACAATACACGTTAGCAAAGACGTCAGAACACACCTGCCATAATCAACGGTATTCTCCTGAAACAGAAATAATCTGACGGTAAAACTTACACTTTGGACGTGTGAAAGTAGCAACATAGCTGTCAAGCAGGAGAAAAAGTATGCAATTGACCCCTGAATAGTCTTGCGGTTTGAGTGATTGCTCCTGAATCTAGAGCCAACAAGTGCAGCCTGTACATTGTTTAATCTATCCTTTAAACTTACAAAAGAGTCCCCAAGGCCAACCGTGCAAATTCCAAGTCCTGCCCTAGTCCAGTCCGGGGCTTCACCCTTGATAAATTCATAAATGAGAGGAATCACAATGCCCAAAAATAGACTAATGTGCGAAAATTCAAATCGCtcgtcatcatcttcactctTGAATATGTTGTACAATTTAgtcatttttgcaaaaaatattccatttGCTCTCAAAACTTCCACAAATGTCAATAGTACAATAATAACAGAGGCTACAATGATAAAGAGCAGCTCCTCACCATGGTAAAAGGCTACAAGGGCATTAGCTGAGAGCAAGAGGTGGAACCATTTCCTAGTCCTACTAGTTACCCTCTCTGTATCTTTGCAGAGATAAACATTCAAAGAAATTCCAACTATGAAAAATAAAGAAGTTACAAACCAAATCCCAATCACTTTAAGTGAATTTTCGTGTGAAAAAAATCTCAACATCAAAGATGCGGAGTCAAGGCTATGAAAGTTGTCACTGAACCAAAATAAGTTAAAATAACCAGAAATACTGTGCAAATGAATGAGAGCTAACGGCACCACCAAGctctttaaaaatgtagattGTTTGGAATGTATAGTATAAAGAACCGAGAAAACTGCAAATAGTACAATAACCTAAAGGTACTGAATGAATATACAAACAACAAACCATATGATAAAGAGGATGTGCGAGCATTAAGACTGGCACATTTACGTTGATTCCCTTTCTCTCCAGCATGAGAGATATGCTAGTGTCAAGAGGGAATGTAAAGAGGgaaggaagatgaatcAAAACCGCCAGTACTTgtattaaaaatacagAATCCGAAAAGCCAATTCCATCGTGCCTAAATAGTGAATTCTCGGTCATTTCGAACCAACCTTTTATCACAAAGCTCCAAAAAAGCGTACAAGGCAGAGAATAAAACGATATCAATGCAAAGTTGAAAATCTGAAAGTACGTAAAATAGCCTTAATGTTGAAACTACAGGCAAAAAGAGAGAAAGTTTGTGGCCTTTTGCCAATGAAATCACGTAACACTGAAGCGTAGAGTATGccaaaatgtgtattaGGCGGTGAGCGGCTGGACTAGCAGCTGAGATCAGAACTGAAGTGAATAAGAACGGTTGGATAAGCGCATTCAGTGGATTTCTTTTCCTTGAAGAGGTGCCGCCGAGTACTGCAAGTGTGTGTTTGTGTATTTACGGGTGGTGTCTAGAAAACACCGATTCTCTGAAACATAAAGACAAATTACCTCTGTGTGTGACTATAACGGACGCCAAGAATGCCAATTCCAAAAGCGCGTTCCTAGTGTGAAAAAAGGAGGCCAAATGCCTCCAAATTAGAAATGCGGCAGCCAGTTCAGAGGCTATCTTTGTTATTCCTCTACATTTGTTATTCATTATCCAATAATAAATGCTGATGATTATGCAAAACCTCTACACAGTCATTTAATGGCCTACGGCCCAGTCGCCATTCATGGGGACCGCCTCCGCTACTCGGTCAGTATATAAACTCATTTATGCAGATGGAATTTACCCCTTTACACGtatagatggaaaaggacGTGACTCCACCTGTTGTAGTTCCCTCAGACGTCACAATCTGTGAGAATTTGTACTCCACCGGCCCTCGCAAGTTGACCTTTGCCGAGAAATTGGGACTCTTGCTTACTCCAAACCCAGTCCGCCTAAACTACACTAAAAACGATAGAGATGAGCTGAGAGCTGTGCTGTCAAAGGGATATCTCGATGAACCTGATCCCATCACCGACATACTTTTAACGAGACAAAAGTCGATTTCAAAAGAGGTTTGTGCTCTTTCCACTGTATGTAACGCTATATGAACATGTAGGTATCCAGCAAAAGTTTTGGTTTCGGCGGTTTCGTAGGTCTAACTTTACTATCTCTCTATTCTCTGAGGTTCCACTCAATCAAGACCAAAATCATTGTgactccattctcatcGTACTTTGGGCTACTTTTGGGTCGTCAAGTTGGAGACTGctactatggaagatgGAATGAATACTCAAGGGATAGAGCCCTAGGAAAGCTCCCAGCCAAACGTTTCCTAACAAAAGAGGAACAAGTCAAATATTTGTAATGTATACGTATATATAACATAGAAATTAGTCCAAATGACTATAGGATGAAAGTGTGTGTGTTTTTTCCAACTAATCAACGTTCATACGAACAAACAATGTGTTGGATTTAAGTTTTTTGTAAGTTATTAGGCCTTGGCCTGTTTTTAGCGCGTTTCAAATGTTCTTTAAGTCTTGTGTTCATAATGGTTTTTGTTAGAAATTATTCCACTAAGCGGATATACCAGGGATAACATCTTCTTCGTGTGTTGTTTTACAGTTCAAGTTCTCTTTAAATCCTGTACCAGATATATCCTTGTGGAATGAAGCCCAACGAGTGTTTGGAGAGTTGGGATTTTTATCGTTCTTAAATCGGACGGAACATGATGTTCACTGTCACTACCGTCAGTACCAGGTTCCCTGACAGTCACTTAGGACCCTTATTGTATGTGTAATCTTAGCTGCAGTTACTTCCAAGAGTATTGAGTACTTCTAGGATTTCTTTGTGGCTTTGTGGAGAACTTGGTTGAGATCCTACTTTTTCCCAagttttaccatctttagaTTGCCACCACTTCTTACTACCAAGTTTAGGATCATTAGAGTCTatgtataccaagagtGGTTTATTACCACACATGTAAACTTTAACTTCAGTTACATCTAGAATGGGTGATAGATGACTAGTATGTCCAGTAGATACCTCATGAAGACCATTCTTGAAAGATAGCACGTGAAACGGTTCCGATCCATTGCTTAGAGTGTGAGTATAAACCTTATACTTCCCAAGGGGGTTTTCACCATCAGAAGTAGGATCCTTAGAAACTTGCATTTTCTGAATGCCATTAGGAGGATACAAAGTGTTTCTCTCACAAGCATCATACTTCATTGAAATAATAGGATAAGGGTCCATACCTACATCCACTATAACAGCACGATTGAGCGAAGAGTTGAGAAGTTTGAGATTTGCTTCCAGATTCTGGTCATATACTCCAGTAGCATTTCTCCAAACTAGATCTCCAGTTGTACCAGTATTCTCATACCAATCTATACTTCCATCCATTTTAGTTACCTTTACGAGAAGAGGTCTGCCTCTTTGATCTTTAAGTTTGTATGGTGGTTCAAGGTATATCCAGTAGAAAACCGACACCTCTTTGATATATTTCATGGGAgtcaaaaatgttttagcttcttcttcattatatTTAAATCCATTCACGGTGAAGCACCTCTTACCCTGTACTTTGTGAGTGTATCCAGCAAAACCTTGCGTAGTATTAGTATTATTGATAACTTCAACAAGGTTAGAATTACTTGGATAATTAGTAGATAATCCAATGATAAACCTCTTATGAATGTCAATGGTTACTTCTGGTAGTTTACGACTTCTTTCAATGGTGTCAAGCACTTCACGGATTTTGTCATAGTCTTTTTCAGTGGATGCGGCTAAAGAGACCACTTTTTCCCagtttttaccatcattaGACTTCCACCACTTCTTACTACCAAGTTTAGGATCGCTGGTCTTTATGTACATGAGAAGAGGCGTTGTAGGATCACGTGAATAAAAGTATACTTTAACCTGGTCCACGCTAAGAATTGGCCCATCGGTAGTTGGTCCAACTCTGGGTAGTATTATGTCAGAATTTTCATTCTTGAATCCTACTACATTAAATGGTCCTTCACCACCGTTGTTGAGAGAGTGAGCATAAACTTCATAGTTTTCAAATTTGCTCTCTGGAGTATCCTTTGAAACTGTCATTCTAGCCTCACTACTCTCACTATTTCCATTACAGGCATCATAAGGTCCAACCCGCCTAGTTATATCTATGACCACAGCATCGTTTAGTCTACAGTTTAGAAGATGGAGtttcttttggagttcAGATTGAGAAGCATTATCTTTCCAAAACCTCCACTTGGTATTGTCAGTAGTTCCAGCACCAATGTTTTCATAGTATCTTTCTGTAGTTGATTGTACACCAGGTACTTGAGCAGTCACTTTCACAAGAAGAGGTCTACCCTTTAGACCATCTAATCTTCCAGGATGTGACCAACAGATAGTAGAAACAACCTTAACAGCGTCCATTGGAACATACGCACCGATTCCAGAGATGGGTTGCCCATTATATTCAAAATCTGCCACAGTGAAGTGATCCACACCTGCTATCGT
This region of Theileria equi strain WA chromosome 1, complete sequence genomic DNA includes:
- a CDS encoding hypothetical protein (encoded by transcript BEWA_025260A), whose amino-acid sequence is MTENSLFRHDGIGFSDSVFLIQVLAVLIHLPSLFTFPLDTSISLMLERKGINVNVPVLMLAHPLYHMVIVLFAVFSVLYTIHSKQSTFLKSLVVPLALIHLHSISGYFNLFWFSDNFHSLDSASLMLRFFSHENSLKVIGIWFVTSLFFIVGISLNVYLCKDTERVTSRTRKWFHLLLSANALVAFYHGEELLFIIVASVIIVLLTFVEVLRANGIFFAKMTKLYNIFKSEDDDERFEFSHISLFLGIVIPLIYEFIKGEAPDWTRAGLGICTVGLGDSFAALVGSRFRSNHSNRKTIQGSIAYFFSCLTAMLLLSHVQSENTVDYGRCVLTSLLTCIVEATVAGCDNVILPLLAILVY
- a CDS encoding hypothetical protein (encoded by transcript BEWA_025270A) — encoded protein: MEKDVTPPVVVPSDVTICENLYSTGPRKLTFAEKLGLLLTPNPVRLNYTKNDRDELRAVLSKGYLDEPDPITDILLTRQKSISKEVSSKSFGFGGFVGLTLLSLYSLRFHSIKTKIIVTPFSSYFGLLLGRQVGDCYYGRWNEYSRDRALGKLPAKRFLTKEEQVKYL